The following are encoded in a window of Gossypium raimondii isolate GPD5lz chromosome 13, ASM2569854v1, whole genome shotgun sequence genomic DNA:
- the LOC105766738 gene encoding polyprenol reductase 2 has translation MDVGLVALLRLTWVAAILPIILASLRLRPFHQTILGVAKRGKTMHPSSSKFTVPQRFFSHFYMAGTLWTTLLLLTTWLYACTAGSTSSTIFALHKSHRVWRTVFLLWLMEAQVLRRLYESLYVFHYRPLARMHIFGYFIGMSYYIVAPLSLCCTCAPEVFEFTLDLVSEGRKQWQPLEVIGGNRFPLWLRWKQWVGSAIFLWGWIHQLRCHAILGSMRAGGEEYVIPKGDWFEIVSSPHYLAEIVIYVGLLIASGGADITIWLLLAFVVTNLGFAAAETQKWYIGKFEDYPKHRYAMIPFIF, from the exons ATGGATGTTGGACTTGTTGCATTGCTGAGACTCACTTGGGTTGCTGCCATTCTTCCCATTATCTTAGCTTCACTGCGTTTGAGACCCTTTCATCAAACTATATTAGGGGTAGCAAAAAGAGGGAAGACAATGCATCCATCTTCCTCT AAGTTCACAGTTCCTCAGAGATTCTTCTCTCATTTCTACATGGCGGGTACCCTGTGGACAACCCTTTTGCTACTCACCACATGGCTATATGCATGCACTGCTGGCTCAACCTCATCAACCATCTTTGCATTGCACAAATCCCACAGGGTATGGCGTACTGTGTTCCTGCTTTGGTTGATGGAAGCTCAAGTCTTGAGACGCCTTTACGAGTCATTATATGTATTCCATTATCGGCCCTTAGCTCGAATGCACATATTCGGCTATTTCATTGGCATGAG TTACTACATAGTAGCACCATTGTCACTTTGCTGCACTTGTGCCCCGGAGGTGTTTGAGTTTACTTTGGATCTGGTGTCTGAAGGAAGGAAACAATGGCAGCCATTGGAAGTGATAGGTGGGAACAGATTCCCTTTGTGGCTTAGATGGAAGCAGTGGGTTGGCAGTGCTATATTTCTATGGGGTTGGATTCATCAGCTCCGTTGTCATGCAATTCTT GGTTCAATGCGAGCAGGAGGTGAAGAGTATGTAATCCCGAAAGGGGATTGGTTTGAAATTGTTTCATCTCCACACTATTTGGCTGAGATT gTCATTTATGTTGGCTTGTTGATTGCTAGTGGAGGAGCAGACATCACCATTTGGTTACTCCTAGCATTTgtg GTCACAAATTTGGGGTTTGCAGCAGCTGAAACACAAAAGTGGTATATTGGTAAATTTGAAGATTACCCAAAACATCGATATGCCATGATTCCCTTcatcttttaa